A single Argentina anserina chromosome 7, drPotAnse1.1, whole genome shotgun sequence DNA region contains:
- the LOC126804145 gene encoding probable rRNA-processing protein EBP2 homolog translates to MAVSKKESMMVNEEELEDDSDMGEDLSDSELEQESEEESEEEGDVRLAEPSQNATYNKDGLLEKLADMSWPENAKWIDKLTLDIEQEQPVDVNDDLTRELAFYTQALNGTRMAFEKLQSMGLPFLRPEDYYAEMVKSDSHMEKVKSRLLVEKKNMEEAEERRKAREAKKLSKEIQNQKLKERAKQKKESIESVKKWRKQRQQSGFAGGDKGSELDSAFEDGKPFEKSGNKRSGVAPGDRSGGKGKYAGKGKKPKKREIKDSKFGFGGRKGSRKQNVAESTNDLRSFNKEDGFSKNKKRKM, encoded by the coding sequence ATGGCTGTATCTAAGAAAGAATCGATGATGGTTAATGAGGAGGAGCTGGAAGACGATAGCGATATGGGGGAAGATTTGTCTGATTCGGAATTGGAGCAAGAATCGGAAGAGGAATCTGAAGAGGAAGGAGATGTGAGATTGGCCGAACCCTCCCAGAATGCTACATACAACAAAGATGGTCTGTTAGAGAAGCTTGCAGATATGAGCTGGCCCGAGAATGCTAAGTGGATAGACAAGCTTACGTTGGATATTGAGCAAGAGCAGCCGGTGGATGTGAATGATGACCTGACAAGGGAGCTTGCGTTTTATACACAGGCTCTGAATGGGACGAGGATGGCCTTTGAGAAGCTTCAGTCAATGGGGCTTCCGTTTCTGAGGCCTGAGGATTACTATGCGGAAATGGTTAAGTCGGATTCCCACATGGAGAAAGTGAAGAGCCGGCTTTTGGTGGAGAAAAAGAATATGGAGGAGGCTGAGGAGAGAAGGAAGGCCAGAGAGGCCAAGAAATTATCTAAAGAGATTCAGAACCAGAAGTTGAAGGAGAGAGCTAAGCAGAAAAAGGAGTCTATTGAGTCTGTGAAGAAGTGGAGGAAGCAGAGGCAGCAAAGTGGGTTTGCTGGGGGTGACAAGGGAAGTGAGCTGGATTCGGCCTTTGAAGATGGGAAACCATTTGAGAAGTCAGGTAATAAGAGGTCTGGTGTAGCGCCCGGAGATCGGTCAGGAGGGAAAGGAAAATATGCTGGAAAGGGCAAGAAgccaaagaagagagaaaTCAAGGATTCcaagtttggatttggaggaAGGAAAGGTTCAAGGAAGCAAAATGTTGCTGAAAGCACCAACGATTTGAGAAGCTTCAATAAAGAAGAtggtttttcaaaaaataagaaaaggaaGATGTGA
- the LOC126804159 gene encoding uncharacterized protein LOC126804159: MLVSTLDLLTQAASNSFYVFCFCNLIIVMVVVGSKPGSYFDQESELPHSKVTYTITNGKQVDRDAKCEQKVTTSSSFVVRNEVSNAKNELAIRDEAGLDDQIVDSKECDNDDELRRRAEEFIEKVNRGWRAELLRTSHLINA; this comes from the coding sequence ATGTTGGTTTCCACACTGGACTTGCTCACTCAGGCTGCTTCGAATTCTTTCTACGTTTTCTGCTTCTGCAATTTGATCATAGTCATGGTCGTCGTGGGCTCCAAACCCGGGTCTTACTTTGATCAGGAAAGTGAACTTCCTCACTCGAAGGTCACCTACACAATTACAAATGGTAAACAAGTTGATCGTGATGCTAAGTGTGAGCAGAAGGTTACGACCAGTTCATCATTTGTTGTGAGAAATGAAGTTTCAAATGCCAAGAACGAACTAGCAATCCGTGACGAAGCTGGACTTGATGATCAGATTGTTGACAGTAAGGAGTGTGATAATGATGATGAGCTGAGAAGAAGAGCTGAAGAATTCATCGAAAAAGTTAACAGGGGATGGAGAGCAGAATTGCTGAGAACGTCACATTTGATCAATGCCTAA